GCACCAGTAACATGTTGAGTGATGTAGGACGGACACAGCAGCGGCATATACTCCCTAtctcccataaaaaatcaatctagcaGTGTTACACATTGTAATGctacgaatctaaacatatatctgtccagatttattgtattagaataAGTCACATTCAATCCTAGTTTTGTTTTTCGTgggaggagtatatatatatatatatatatatatatatatatatatatatatatgtttttccttCAAAAGTAGTAGCGCCGATTTTGGGTAAGTGGGTCACCCCCATCGTCGAATTGGCCTAACTCTTTTTGTAGGTACCAAGAGTCGACAGGTAGTCCTAAATCCCTATCCCTTTTGGCGCGAGCTAATTCCTTTACGTCTTTATAAAGATAATTGTTCCAGCAATATGTAGTCTTTgcattgaatttgaatatatggAAGCGGCGAACCATCTCAGCATCATCATACTTCCTCTTGTATGACTTGCAATAGCGCTCAAATAAGGCCCACACGGCTTCGTCCGACTCAAGGTCCTCTTTTGTCACGCACTTTCCATCATCTATATATCGCAAACAAATCAATATATTTTTGCAAACATTGCATTACATTACATCTAAAAAGTGGTCAATAATTAAAACAGCGAATTGTACTATCAAATACTAGCATGCAATTAAATTCATTCAATTGTTACATGCTATTCGatcgtacttttttttttcatgcaacaACTGAATGAATTTACTTAATAATACTAGACCATAGATATATAGTTTGTTTATGTAAATGTAAATgaatttaatacaaatcaattgaatgaaaaaaaaaaagactatatATAGTTTGTTTTGAAGCAAATTAGGCCCtttttgattcagcttaggattattataatctaaattattagaagtaagctgaaacaaacaagtagattattatgctaggttattataatctataaaccagattactataatccaataatctcctctagaggagctttttccagattattaagtggctaaagacccactacccttagatgcctttaataatccagagaaacaaacaactcgtaGATTATTTTACGATTATTTTgtgtcagcttattataatccagcctagagtaatctgatttaataatctaggttataataatcttaagttgaaataaataggTCCTTAATTAGGGTGGGATTAGGTAGGTTTACCTGGGGGCTCGGTGCTGTAGCGGAAAGAGAGGCGATGAGAGTTGTCAGGGGGCTTGGAGAGgtcggcgatgcggcggcgtcgagacgcggcggcggaggcagcggccgCGCGCGCTGAGCGGGCGACACGAGACGCGGCTAAGCTGGCGGCGCGAGATGATGCCCCCTCGTCGtcacggcgcgccgccgccgccgcagcagctaAGCGTGCGACGCGGGACGCGCCGTGGGCGGCCCGCACGAGCCTCGACGCCATTGTTGtcatggcgatcgatcgatcgagagaagGATGGGTGACACGgctggtcgccggcgaggaggacgacgacgtacGGTGTTCTATCGTGTCGTGTGGCCTTGGTGGCGAGAGATCAATCATCATCAGGCTTAATTTGGGTGACTACATATATGGTTACTTGGAGTTATGAATTTCGATGAATAAAATCGAATGGATTTCAAAATTGAGATATAATTTGGAAATATTAGTTTGCattccttaattaattaattaagtcatCAGTACATTGACCCGGCCGGCCCATGTATGAAAGAGGATGAGAGAGAGTTGACAGCCCAAAGAAGGTAGGTCGATGGGCCCATCAGATAGAGCAAGCCCAGTTATAACAAAATTCTTCTCACCTGAAAAAGCGCAAAAGGCAAAGCTACCATTCGGACTCTCCTCCTCCTAGCTCCGTCCGGCCGGTGAGCTTCACATTGACCACTTGCTCCTCCATCTACCATCGATCGATCAAGCTACCATTTGTTAGATGCAGCAGCCCATCTACCATCTCACTTTATCCATCCCATTTCCTTATATATatacgcacgcacgcacattCATCGATCGATCCGTCGATCGGTGAGTGACTCACAGGcacagctcgatcgatcgatcgatcaccatggccgcctccgccacTCGCAGTAGTAAGCTCCTCGCGTTGTGGCTGTGCTGCGCGCTGCCGCTCATCatgtcctccaccgccgccggcaccaCCACTGCCACGACGCCGGCGGTCCAGCAGCAGCCTCAGcctacggcggcggcaggcgccgGCGAAGGCCAGTCTCCCTCATCAACTGCCTAATTAATCTCGATCGATCATGATCAGTAACACGCAGTAAATCGAGAGCTTCACTTGCAGGTGTCGTGCCAGCTCCGAcgacctcgacggcggcgtcgaacgTGGCAGCTGCCGATACGACTTCCAAGAAGATACCAGTGGAAGGAGCAGGGCCGCACGAGGAGTacgtgccggcggcggaggtggcgtcgGCGCTGCCGGTGCCGATCCCCGACGGGAACCCCGTGGAGGGCGCCTTCACcaacggcggcctcggcggcaaCCAGGCCTTCTTCCCCGGCTCCAGCGGctacggcacggcggcgggcctcggcgccggcggcttcgGCCCGTacggcggctacggcggcggcccAGGGACGTACGGCTACAACGGCCCATTGTACTTCGGCTCCGCGCCGACGAGAACCGGCTCGCCGGCCGgatcttgcgccgccgccgccgtgttgcTCCTTCTCTCCGCCGCGGCCATGTATATTTGAGATAATAATTAGTTAATTACTCGGTTATAAatcctaattaattaagctagtaTGCGGGAGCAGTAAATTTACACTCATGTTAATGTTAATTACCTAAGTAATACTCCTATATATGATTAATGATTTGTATATGTTAATGGTGATTATTTTTCGAGGGGATAGACAGTGAGTTCCTGCAATTCAATGTAGAGAAAGAGAGTTGATCCAGTTAATAAGAAAAACCAAAATCAAAAACCTTATAACAACACGGTTAATTAATGAAAAACCGGTGAAAACTCCGACATTGATAAGAACAACAGTCCAACAAGGGAAAAAACTCCTAAAACGAAGCCTTCCAGAAGGGTACACCGACAGAACAGCGACATCGTCTAATCCTAACGAATTTAAGGTTTTCACTCGGAGAATCCCCTTGAAGTGGCGCTGAACGAGGGCTCCAATAGCAACGCCTTCAAAAAGGTAAACGGCGTCCGAGGGTGTCGCTGTTGCTAGCACCGGAAGTGGAGCAAGGCTTACTGTTAATGGTGATGGTACgagtaataattaattactccAGATTGATTCTTAATTTATAGTAGTAGCTATCAACAGTGATGTTCCTCTTTAACTAGCTTAAAATTAAGATCAACAGCTAGGTAGGAGTAGGACACTCTTCATGAGTGACACAACTCGACTAATGCAGGCAGGCCATATCCTACAAACACTCCCTACATATCCCTTAATTTGTCCTTCTTTGAGAGAGAGTAACACATGAAGGTCATGGTGTGGTGAAAGCTTCATCTTAACTTGCATTGCATTTCTCCAAGCAAGTATATAGGGAGTTTGTTGAGGGATCTAACAGGCTTTATATGTTGCAATCTGCATATTCTGTTGCATCAGACCTGAGAGTCGCGCCGATACGTTTCCCGATGTCTTTCATGCCGATTGATTAGTACTCctacatactacctccgttttttaatagatgacgccgttgactttttctcacatgtttgaccattcgtcttatttaaaaattttatgcaaatatataagatatataaatcacacttaaagtatcatgagtgataaaacaactcaacaaaataaattataattacgtaaattttttgaataagacgaatggtcaaacatgtgagaaaaagtcaatgacgtcatctattaaaaaacggagagagtacgtaATAAGAGGTGACAAATTATGTACACTATcaggtgcatatatatattgggCATATTAATTGCTCTAGGTGATCAGTAGCATTGGAGGAAGGAGGAAATGAAACACACTACTTACTATGTCAGTGTTTGtatatcttatatatatatagtatattggGAATTTGGGATAAAGGGTTCataacacacatatatatcctcATCAAACTATCACATTCATATATCTTTCTGATAGGTAGGTAAGATAATACTCGGTCTATAACAACATAATGTGGGAGAATTGGATGATGCCAATTGAATATTGAATTGTGGTTCTACCACTATCAGATGAAGTGAATTGCCTCGTTCAAGTATTTATTAGCattgtaaaagaaaaagaagaggaaggtgAAATTCATACTAGTACCAGGCAACTCCAATTCAGTGTTGAAGTTGTCAAGACCAGCTTCTTGCTCAACAGTTTTGGTATGGCCATGTATGTGCCACCCAATCCATCCCATCCATGAGACCATGACGGCCTTTGCAGAGTGAAATTCAGCTCTGGCTGTTTTGCTGTTTTCAGGTGTTTAGTGTAGCTTTGGGGAATGATCTTGAGGTGCTTGTAGGATGGTGCTTTCAGTGAGAACTTTTCTTAGATGGATGTATATCTCTTCTTTATCAATGAAATGAGACAGAACTTctgcctttgttttttttttaaaaaactctgGCTGTTAGGCTGGAGGGAATGAGGGAAAGACACAGGTAAGACAGTACAATCACCAAAAAAGTTAAAGGCACAAGACAATAGAATGATTGAGTAAATTGTACGCAAAATCGACTTTTACCTGCTTGGAACAACTATGCACGGCATGCCAGTGCGCTCAACAACAAACTCATAAAAAGCTATCATCTGCTCCACATTTCTCTTGGAAGGAAGTACTGTTACAGTGTTACTcaacttttctttctttttgttttttggagAAAGAGAGGTGATCCTTTCCCATTTCATTAAAGAAATGAAAGCAGTTCTAACCGACGTTTTGTTTCAAACTTGCATCTTTGCTACCAGCGTACATTACTGAACCCGACTGAAAAAAGccaaaaacaaaagagagagagagagagagagagagagagagaagaaaataacaGGGCACCAAACATGTGCTACACCGATTATCAGACAAGAGACGCAAAAGACAGGCAGTAGTTACTTAACTAGGTCTGATGGTCTGATACTAATTGGCAACATCACTCACCAAGACATGCCAAGCACTCAACTAGGAATTAAACAGGAGGCAAAGGGATGATACTCAACCGAGTTGTCTTCATCAAGTTGAGAGCATGTGATGCGCTGTTATTCACAAGTTCCGGGTGTCTTCCATGTCTACAGAGAGCTAGAACTTCAGTATACTGTAGATGTTTGTCGGACAATGTGGTGATCATTGTGACAGAAAAAGCAGCATGTCCAGTATACCGA
This genomic window from Oryza sativa Japonica Group chromosome 12, ASM3414082v1 contains:
- the LOC136354788 gene encoding uncharacterized protein; its protein translation is MTTMASRLVRAAHGASRVARLAAAAAAARRDDEGASSRAASLAASRVARSARAAAASAAASRRRRIADLSKPPDNSHRLSFRYSTEPPDDGKCVTKEDLESDEAVWALFERYCKSYKRKYDDAEMVRRFHIFKFNAKTTYCWNNYLYKDVKELARAKRDRDLGLPVDSWYLQKELGQFDDGGDPLTQNRRYYF
- the LOC4352859 gene encoding uncharacterized protein, which produces MAASATRSSKLLALWLCCALPLIMSSTAAGTTTATTPAVQQQPQPTAAAGAGEGVVPAPTTSTAASNVAAADTTSKKIPVEGAGPHEEYVPAAEVASALPVPIPDGNPVEGAFTNGGLGGNQAFFPGSSGYGTAAGLGAGGFGPYGGYGGGPGTYGYNGPLYFGSAPTRTGSPAGSCAAAAVLLLLSAAAMYI